A stretch of the Clostridiales bacterium genome encodes the following:
- a CDS encoding cytidylate kinase-like family protein, which produces MKFQPIITVGRQYGSGGRYVAKLLSERLGIPFYDKELLVEASKDSGICQEVMENYDEKQEKRGLFSMLGGYQARSEMSMYLDIPLNHRIFLAQFDTIRRIADEGPCVIVGRCADYVLRDHPNVINIFIKASNEERIRRIVNIYGIDPADAEESIRKADKQRASYYNYYATGTWGSVDNYHLCVDTGVMGINGAVELICKSIEIREKKIEEDKTEW; this is translated from the coding sequence ATGAAGTTTCAACCGATCATAACCGTAGGACGCCAGTACGGATCCGGCGGGCGATACGTCGCGAAGCTGCTTTCCGAACGGCTTGGAATTCCTTTTTATGACAAGGAACTGCTCGTGGAAGCGTCCAAGGACAGCGGAATATGCCAGGAAGTGATGGAAAACTACGATGAAAAGCAGGAAAAGCGCGGATTGTTTTCCATGCTCGGCGGATACCAGGCTCGTTCTGAAATGAGTATGTACCTGGATATTCCCCTGAATCACCGTATTTTCCTGGCCCAGTTCGACACCATCCGCCGGATTGCGGATGAAGGACCGTGTGTAATTGTCGGACGCTGCGCCGATTATGTACTCCGGGATCATCCGAATGTAATCAATATTTTTATCAAAGCTTCCAACGAGGAACGAATCCGCCGGATTGTCAATATCTACGGAATCGATCCGGCCGATGCTGAAGAAAGCATCCGGAAAGCTGACAAGCAGCGTGCTTCCTATTACAATTATTATGCCACGGGAACATGGGGCAGCGTTGACAACTATCATCTTTGCGTGGATACCGGTGTTATGGGAATCAACGGCGCTGTTGAA
- the guaB gene encoding IMP dehydrogenase: MQNNIREGLTFDDVLLVPAKSEVLPRDVDLSIQLTPNIKLNIPILSAAMDTVTDSRMAIAMAREGGLGIIHKNMSIEEQAAQVDKVKRSEHGVITDPFYLSPENLISDAEELMSRYRISGVPITREGKLVGILTNRDLRFETDYSRPIGEVMTSENLITAPEGTTLEDAKRILASHRIEKLPIVDKDGYLRGLITIKDIEKTSKYPNSAKDANGRLLCGAAVGVTKDVFERIDALLEAKVDVINIDTAHGHSLGVLRQVEAIRSRYPDITLFAGNVATAAATHDLISAGVNCVKVGIGPGSICTTRVIAGIGVPQITAVSDCAEEADKYGIRVIADGGIKYSGDITKAIAAGGSCVMLGSLLAGTEESPGAMEIYQGRSFKVYRGMGSLSAMAVGSKDRYFQEGAKKLVPEGVEGRVPYKGTLADTIFQMVGGLRSGMGYCGAKTVDDLRKNSEFIRITNAGLAESHPHDISITKESPNYTRNN; the protein is encoded by the coding sequence CTGCAAAACAATATCAGGGAAGGACTTACTTTTGACGATGTGCTTCTGGTTCCTGCCAAGAGTGAGGTCCTGCCCAGAGATGTCGATCTTTCCATTCAGCTGACTCCGAATATCAAACTCAATATTCCGATCCTGTCAGCCGCCATGGATACCGTAACTGACAGCAGAATGGCCATTGCAATGGCACGGGAAGGCGGTCTGGGTATTATCCATAAAAACATGTCCATCGAGGAACAGGCTGCCCAGGTGGACAAAGTCAAGCGCAGTGAGCACGGGGTCATTACCGATCCTTTTTACCTGAGTCCTGAAAACCTGATCAGCGATGCTGAAGAACTGATGAGCCGTTACCGCATCAGCGGTGTCCCGATTACCCGGGAAGGGAAGCTTGTCGGCATCCTGACAAACCGTGATCTTCGTTTTGAGACGGATTACAGCCGGCCCATCGGCGAAGTAATGACAAGTGAAAACCTGATTACAGCGCCTGAAGGCACTACGCTGGAAGATGCAAAGCGTATCCTTGCTTCCCACCGTATTGAAAAACTGCCTATTGTTGACAAGGACGGTTACCTCCGGGGCTTGATTACAATCAAGGACATTGAAAAGACCTCCAAATACCCCAACAGCGCCAAGGACGCAAACGGGCGTCTTCTCTGCGGTGCCGCTGTCGGAGTGACAAAAGACGTTTTTGAACGGATCGATGCTTTGCTGGAAGCAAAGGTTGACGTGATCAATATCGATACTGCCCACGGTCACAGCCTGGGTGTGCTCCGGCAGGTGGAAGCAATCCGAAGCAGATATCCCGATATTACCCTGTTTGCCGGAAATGTTGCCACGGCCGCTGCCACGCATGACCTGATTTCCGCCGGTGTAAACTGCGTTAAGGTCGGCATCGGGCCTGGCTCCATCTGTACCACCCGTGTCATTGCCGGCATTGGCGTTCCTCAGATTACAGCCGTTTCCGACTGTGCAGAGGAAGCCGACAAATACGGAATCCGTGTTATCGCTGACGGCGGTATCAAGTATTCCGGTGATATTACCAAAGCAATTGCTGCCGGCGGCAGCTGTGTCATGCTTGGCAGCCTGCTTGCAGGTACGGAGGAATCCCCCGGCGCCATGGAGATTTACCAGGGACGTTCCTTCAAGGTATACCGCGGCATGGGCAGCCTGAGCGCCATGGCGGTCGGCTCCAAGGACCGTTATTTCCAGGAAGGCGCAAAGAAACTCGTACCGGAAGGCGTGGAAGGACGTGTTCCGTATAAGGGAACCCTTGCCGACACCATTTTCCAGATGGTCGGCGGCCTTCGCAGCGGTATGGGATACTGCGGTGCAAAGACCGTGGATGACCTGCGTAAAAACAGCGAGTTTATCCGGATTACCAATGCCGGCCTCGCAGAAAGCCATCCGCACGATATTTCCATCACCAAGGAATCTCCCAACTATACCAGAAATAACTGA
- a CDS encoding histidine phosphatase family protein: MRILLIRHAEPDYTNDSITEKGKREAMLLSDRIARYDIRDFYVSPLGRARDTAAYTLQKTGRNAEILSWLQEFRGKYPDPETGRLRLAWDIPPRIWTDYPGVYDFRTFLNNPLFDTGDFREIWTETANGVQALMKRYGFTKSGPVWLCDNNRSETIALFCHFGISMAVISCLADISPFILWHRFLCFPSSVTEVVTEEREKGVVSFRITKLGDITHLESAGEPRSDAGLYPECYTGIDTTEAGNSGLFPDRNP; the protein is encoded by the coding sequence ATGCGGATACTGCTCATCAGGCATGCAGAGCCCGATTACACAAACGATTCCATCACGGAAAAAGGGAAAAGGGAAGCCATGCTTCTCAGTGACCGGATCGCCCGTTATGATATCAGAGACTTTTATGTATCACCGCTCGGCAGAGCCCGGGATACGGCTGCCTATACGCTTCAGAAAACAGGTCGAAACGCCGAAATCCTCAGCTGGCTCCAGGAATTCCGTGGAAAGTATCCCGATCCGGAAACCGGAAGACTTCGCCTTGCCTGGGATATTCCGCCCAGAATCTGGACCGATTATCCGGGGGTGTATGATTTCCGGACATTCCTGAACAATCCTCTTTTTGATACAGGGGATTTTCGTGAAATCTGGACGGAAACAGCAAACGGTGTTCAGGCGCTGATGAAACGTTACGGGTTTACAAAATCCGGCCCGGTATGGCTTTGTGACAACAATCGGTCCGAAACGATCGCACTTTTCTGCCATTTCGGCATCAGTATGGCCGTGATCAGCTGCCTGGCCGACATCTCTCCCTTCATCCTCTGGCACCGGTTCCTTTGCTTTCCATCCTCTGTTACGGAAGTTGTAACGGAGGAAAGGGAAAAAGGGGTTGTTTCCTTCCGGATTACAAAGCTCGGTGATATTACCCACCTTGAAAGTGCCGGTGAGCCCCGTTCCGATGCCGGCCTTTATCCGGAATGCTATACCGGAATTGATACCACGGAAGCCGGTAATTCCGGGCTTTTCCCGGATCGGAATCCGTAA
- a CDS encoding xylanase — translation MNAGSFETRNYPNFLSEIGITDEQADTLVNQAFQTIFFDPEENFCHHTDPDAWCMVDTGNNDARTEGMSYGMMMCVQMDRKDIFDKLWMFSDRYMRMKEGPNAGYFAWSVLPDGTSNSNGPAPDGEEYFAMALFMASARWGDGEGIFNYSAEARDILHHAVHQHEIVIGGEPMWEPENRYIRFVPNMKISDPSYHLPHFYDLFAEKANPEDREFWKCAAEASRKYIVLSAHPVTGLSPEYAGYDGKTVLLFRKPWEYYSDAYRVVENIALDHLWFGPHEEEDDICTRIQDFFAKQDLADLRAYKLDGTPEKEPAMHPVAIIAVLGASSIASRSRHRKYFMEAFVNTPLRKGVRRYYDNCLYFFCLMMLSGHYRIYR, via the coding sequence ATGAACGCAGGATCCTTTGAAACCCGGAATTATCCGAATTTTCTGAGTGAAATCGGTATAACTGATGAGCAGGCGGATACACTTGTAAACCAGGCATTTCAGACGATTTTCTTTGATCCGGAGGAAAACTTCTGCCATCATACGGATCCGGATGCATGGTGCATGGTGGATACGGGCAACAATGATGCCCGTACGGAAGGCATGAGCTATGGCATGATGATGTGTGTACAGATGGACCGGAAGGATATCTTCGATAAACTTTGGATGTTTTCTGACCGCTATATGCGGATGAAAGAAGGCCCCAATGCCGGATATTTTGCATGGTCGGTCCTTCCGGACGGGACATCCAATTCAAACGGGCCGGCTCCGGACGGGGAAGAATACTTTGCCATGGCGCTGTTTATGGCGTCAGCCCGCTGGGGGGATGGAGAAGGTATTTTCAACTATTCGGCGGAAGCACGGGACATCCTTCATCATGCGGTCCACCAGCACGAAATTGTCATCGGCGGTGAACCGATGTGGGAACCGGAGAACCGTTATATCCGGTTTGTACCGAATATGAAGATTTCTGATCCCAGTTATCATCTTCCCCATTTCTATGACCTATTTGCGGAAAAAGCCAATCCTGAGGACCGGGAATTCTGGAAATGTGCAGCGGAAGCAAGCAGGAAGTATATCGTGCTGTCTGCCCACCCGGTAACAGGGCTGAGCCCTGAATATGCCGGTTATGACGGAAAAACAGTTCTGTTGTTCAGGAAACCCTGGGAATACTATTCAGATGCATATCGCGTGGTTGAAAATATTGCTCTGGATCATCTGTGGTTTGGGCCGCATGAGGAAGAAGACGATATTTGTACGCGGATTCAGGACTTTTTCGCAAAACAGGATCTGGCTGATCTGCGTGCCTACAAACTGGACGGGACTCCGGAAAAAGAACCTGCAATGCATCCGGTTGCAATCATTGCCGTTCTCGGCGCATCATCCATTGCAAGCCGGAGCCGGCACCGGAAATATTTCATGGAAGCCTTTGTGAATACTCCGCTCCGGAAAGGCGTCCGCCGGTATTATGACAATTGCCTGTATTTCTTCTGCCTGATGATGCTTTCCGGGCATTACCGGATTTATCGATAA